DNA sequence from the Rhodococcus sp. 4CII genome:
CTGGTGTGCGTCCCGTTTACCAATCTGACTTATCCCATCAACACCATCACCGTGTGGGGGCCGGAGGTGCCCACCTTCTTGCCCTCCATCGCACTGTGTCCGCCGCCCATCTACTTCGCGCTCGTCCCCCTGAGGGACACCCGGGTGCACACCCGATAGGACCAGCCCGGCTGCTCCTGCGCCGTACAACCGGCAGGTGAACTGCGGAAATGACACGTCCCCGGGGTCGGTGCCCCCGATCGGCCGCCGCCGCCAGTAGGGTTCTGCCTGCTGTATCGGCAGAAGACGTGAGAGATCGGGGAACTGTGGCGCGCAAGGTAGTTGTCGAACTGGTCGACGACATCGACGGAACCATCTTCGGCGAGGACGGGGAGAACATCATCTTTTCCGTCAACGGGGTGGACTACGAAATTGATCTGAAAGACAAGCACGCCAGCAAGTTTCACAAGCAGATCGGATTCTTCATCGAACACGCCACCCGGGTCGGTGGCCGCAAACGACGCTCAGATCGCCCCGTCGTCGCAGAGGCCCCGGTGCGGCGGCGGGGGAACGTCAAGGAGATCCGCGCCTGGGCGGCCGAACAGGGCTATGAAATCTCCTCGCGCGGGCGCATTCCCGCCGAGGTGGAGCAGGCGTTCCAGGACGCCCACTGAACGCGAAGGAGCGTTGATGCGATCGCGGCGTAATCCTTGGTACCGGGC
Encoded proteins:
- a CDS encoding Lsr2 family protein, producing MARKVVVELVDDIDGTIFGEDGENIIFSVNGVDYEIDLKDKHASKFHKQIGFFIEHATRVGGRKRRSDRPVVAEAPVRRRGNVKEIRAWAAEQGYEISSRGRIPAEVEQAFQDAH